One part of the Kwoniella dendrophila CBS 6074 chromosome 5, complete sequence genome encodes these proteins:
- a CDS encoding actin-2, whose amino-acid sequence MATEFDDVLTNQPVVIDNGSGTIKAGFAGEEQPSCYMPSFVGRPKHPRVMAGAIQDNLFIGRRAQELRGLLKIKYPMEHGVVTDWDDMERIWGWVYGEGLKALSEEHPVLLTEAPLNPRQNRDVAAQIFFETFNVPAFFTSVQAVLSLYSSGRTTGIVLDSGDGVTHAVPVFEGFSMQHAVRRIDIAGRDVTDHLQLLLRKSGYYLHTSAEKEVVRTIKEKTCYLALNPVKEEKDQSGSWEEFRLPDGKIIQLGVERFLAPEILFNPELIGQEYPGVHQVIVDSINRTDLDLRKSLFSNIVLSGGSTLCTGFGDRLLAEVKKLALTDVKLKIYAPPERKYSTWIGGSILAGLSTFKKMWVSADEYKEDPDIIHKKAF is encoded by the exons ATGGCAACTGAATTTGACGATGT ATTGACAAATCAACCTGTCGTTATTGATAAC GGTTCTGGTACGATAAAGGCTGGTTTTGCAGGAGAAGAACAGCCATCATGTTATATGCCGTCTTT CGTTGGTCGACCGAAACATCCTCGAGTAATGGCAGGTGCAATACAGGATAACCTGTTTATAGGTAGAAGAGCACAAGAGCTAAGAGGTTTactaaagataaaataccCTATGGAACATGGTGTAGTGACTGATTGGGACGATATGGAAAGGATATGGGGATGGGTATATGGTGAAGGATTGAAAGCTCTGAGTGAGGAG CACCCTGTACTTCTCACAGAAGCACCATTGAATCCACGGCAAAATCGAGATGTAGCTGCACAGATATTCTTTGAGACTTTCAACGTACCGGCATTCTTCACCAGTGTACAGGCGGTTCTATCTCT ATATTCTTCAGGTCGTACAACGGGTATAGTTTTAGATTCAGGTGATGGAGTAACACACGCTGTACCTGTATTTGAAGGATTCTCGATGCAGCATGCAgttagaagaattgatatagCAGGTAGAGACGTTACAGATCATTTACAGTTATTATTGAGAAAATCTGGATATTATTTACATacatcagctgaaaaagaagttgtTAGAAcgataaaagaaaaaacctGTTATTTAGCTTTGAATCCAgtaaaggaagaaaaagatcaatctgGCTCTTGGGAAGAATTTAGATTACCTGATGGCAAGATAATACAG TTGGGTGTGGAAAGATTTTTAGCACCGGAAATATTGTTTAATCCTGAATTAATAGGACAAGAGTATCCTGGTGTACATCAA GTTATAGTAGATTCTATCAATAGGACGGATCTTGATTTGAGGAAGTCGTTATTTAGTAACATAGTTTTATCAGGTGGATCGACTTTATGTACAG GTTTCGGAGATAGATTACTGGCCGAAGTAAAGAAGTTGGCTTTGACAGACGTCAAGTTGAAAATCTATGCTCCACCTGAGAGAAAA TACTCGACATGGATCGGAGGAAGTATCTTAGCTGGTTTAAGTACCTTCAAGAAA ATGTGGGTTTCCGCCGACGAGTATAAAGAAGATCCAGATATAATCCACAAGAAGGCATTCTAG